The Nocardioides campestrisoli genome includes a window with the following:
- a CDS encoding DEAD/DEAH box helicase, with protein sequence MSGQTKSATRARGNRRPRRTRRLDNEGIIPVLARAVREIEAEAQRGRVSPSARTRFQVVALLVREERNRVKADAETTETQRAEQLKRLDGVATILAKTAARDTSLLALLAEDAEVSEAARTLRRKMIEAAGLEVEDEPEQAASEGDAVATVPERRVIPQSVIARQLAHPFQVPDFAGAAMRLEPKTHRLANWELIGPLLRSFELANGAPACLEMPDPRDRRTRDGLEMMRHQAQLVASVKEGHRTFLLADEPGLGKTAQALLAAQAADAFPLLVVVPNVVKTNWAREAVRWVPRHKATVIHGDGHDIDGFADIVIVNYEVLDRHVGWLGDLGFKGMVVDEAHFIKNRKSQRSQHVLGLADRIRERTVRPLMMALTGTPLINDIEDFTSIWQFLGWIDEKRPLSELMARLEETGLTPEDKAFYPSARRAVVDMGIVRRRKVDVAADIPARRIADIPVELDDEAGRSIRAAERELARRLVERYDRVMAARDEDKRVPGIDEELVRRVAEWERDETDDNASGENVFSMIRRIGTAKAPLAADYAAQLARSVGKVVVFAKHVDVMDACEELFAQRGIGYSSIRGNQTPKAREAAIDSFVNDPEVEIVVCSLTAAGVGLNLQVASNVVLAELSWTDAEQTQAIDRVHRIGQEEPVTAWRIIAAQTIDTRIAELIDSKAGLAARALDGSDEEVTASADIQVEAMVTLLTEALRKRRR encoded by the coding sequence TTGTCCGGCCAGACCAAGTCCGCGACGCGCGCGCGCGGCAACCGGCGTCCCCGACGTACTCGTCGCCTCGACAACGAGGGGATCATCCCTGTGCTCGCCCGCGCCGTGCGCGAGATCGAGGCCGAGGCCCAGCGCGGCCGGGTCTCCCCCTCCGCCCGCACGCGCTTCCAGGTGGTGGCGCTGCTGGTGCGCGAGGAGCGGAACCGGGTCAAGGCGGACGCCGAGACGACCGAGACCCAGCGCGCCGAGCAGCTCAAGCGGCTCGACGGGGTGGCCACCATCCTGGCCAAGACCGCGGCCCGCGACACCAGCCTGCTGGCCCTGCTCGCCGAGGACGCCGAGGTCTCCGAGGCCGCCCGCACCCTGCGCCGCAAGATGATCGAGGCCGCCGGCCTCGAGGTGGAGGACGAGCCGGAGCAGGCCGCCTCCGAGGGTGACGCCGTCGCCACCGTCCCCGAGCGCCGGGTGATCCCGCAGTCGGTGATCGCCCGCCAGCTCGCCCACCCGTTCCAGGTGCCCGACTTCGCCGGTGCCGCGATGCGGCTCGAGCCCAAGACCCACCGTCTGGCCAACTGGGAGCTGATCGGCCCGCTGCTGCGCTCCTTCGAGCTGGCCAACGGGGCGCCCGCCTGCCTGGAGATGCCCGACCCGCGCGACCGCCGGACCCGCGACGGGCTGGAGATGATGCGCCACCAGGCGCAGCTGGTCGCCTCGGTCAAGGAGGGGCACCGCACCTTCCTGCTCGCCGACGAGCCCGGCCTGGGCAAGACCGCCCAGGCGCTGCTCGCCGCCCAGGCGGCCGACGCGTTCCCGCTGCTGGTGGTCGTGCCCAACGTGGTCAAGACCAACTGGGCGCGCGAGGCCGTGCGCTGGGTGCCCCGGCACAAGGCCACGGTCATCCACGGCGACGGGCACGACATCGACGGCTTCGCCGACATCGTGATCGTCAACTACGAGGTGCTCGACCGGCACGTCGGCTGGCTCGGCGACCTCGGCTTCAAGGGGATGGTCGTCGACGAGGCGCACTTCATCAAGAACCGGAAGTCGCAGCGCTCCCAGCACGTGCTGGGCCTGGCCGACCGGATCCGCGAGCGCACCGTCCGCCCGCTGATGATGGCGCTCACCGGCACCCCGCTGATCAACGACATCGAGGACTTCACCTCGATCTGGCAGTTCCTCGGCTGGATCGACGAGAAGCGGCCGCTCTCCGAGCTCATGGCCCGGCTCGAGGAGACCGGCCTGACCCCGGAGGACAAGGCGTTCTACCCCTCCGCCCGCCGTGCGGTGGTCGACATGGGCATCGTGCGTCGCCGCAAGGTCGACGTGGCCGCCGACATCCCGGCCCGCCGGATCGCCGACATCCCGGTCGAGCTCGACGACGAGGCCGGCCGCTCGATCCGGGCCGCCGAGCGCGAGCTCGCCCGCCGCCTGGTCGAGCGGTACGACCGGGTGATGGCCGCCCGCGACGAGGACAAGCGCGTCCCGGGGATCGACGAGGAGCTGGTACGCCGGGTCGCGGAGTGGGAGCGCGACGAGACCGACGACAACGCCTCGGGCGAGAACGTCTTCTCGATGATCCGCCGGATCGGCACCGCCAAGGCCCCGCTGGCCGCCGACTACGCCGCCCAGCTGGCCCGCAGCGTCGGCAAGGTCGTGGTCTTCGCCAAGCACGTCGACGTGATGGACGCCTGCGAGGAGCTCTTCGCCCAGCGCGGCATCGGCTACTCCTCGATCCGCGGCAACCAGACCCCGAAGGCGCGGGAGGCGGCGATCGACTCCTTCGTCAACGACCCGGAGGTCGAGATCGTGGTCTGCTCGTTGACCGCGGCCGGGGTCGGCCTCAACCTGCAGGTCGCCTCCAACGTGGTGCTGGCGGAGCTCTCGTGGACCGACGCGGAGCAGACGCAGGCGATCGACCGGGTGCACCGGATCGGTCAGGAGGAGCCGGTGACGGCCTGGCGGATCATCGCCGCGCAGACCATCGACACCCGGATCGCCGAGCTGATCGACTCCAAGGCGGGCCTCGCGGCCCGGGCCCTGGACGGCTCCGACGAGGAGGTCACCGCGTCGGCCGACATCCAGGTCGAGGCGATGGTCACGCTGCTCACCGAGGCCCTGCGCAAGCGGCGCCGCTGA
- a CDS encoding FUSC family protein yields MSPQPGLVVQLVRVGPHAGSHRVALRAAVSVAVPLLLLWAVDRQAWSIYAAFGGFTSLYGRNHVGLSRLQMQLSLAVLLTLSVVGGVAVGLSEHRDWLVVPTGALVAGIGSLVSDAEDWHPPGPLFLVFAFAACASIPSTPADLPVAAAVAAATAAFAVLVGAAGSMWRASRGAGPPRDAVRRRSFADLAVRHVVRCMAGCLLAGALATAAGIGHPYWAMVSAIVPLAARELGAQVLRGVQRIAGTALGLAMAAALFALDLDGLALIVVIVLLQAAAELWVGRNYAIALIAVTPLALLMIQLVAPAPAGELLVDRGVETLIGAAVGILLAWLTRGPRRHVLAEPA; encoded by the coding sequence GTGTCACCCCAGCCCGGCCTCGTCGTCCAGCTCGTCCGGGTCGGCCCGCACGCCGGGTCCCACCGGGTCGCGCTGCGCGCCGCGGTCTCGGTGGCCGTGCCGTTGCTCCTCCTGTGGGCGGTGGATCGCCAGGCCTGGTCCATCTACGCCGCCTTCGGCGGCTTCACGTCGCTGTACGGCCGCAACCACGTCGGCCTCTCCCGCCTGCAGATGCAGCTGAGCCTGGCCGTGCTGCTGACCCTCTCGGTGGTCGGCGGCGTGGCGGTCGGCCTCTCCGAGCACCGCGACTGGCTGGTGGTGCCGACCGGCGCCCTGGTCGCGGGCATCGGCTCCCTGGTCTCCGACGCAGAGGACTGGCACCCCCCGGGTCCGCTCTTCCTGGTCTTCGCGTTCGCCGCCTGCGCCTCGATCCCCTCGACGCCCGCCGACCTCCCCGTCGCCGCCGCGGTGGCGGCCGCGACCGCGGCGTTCGCCGTCCTGGTCGGAGCCGCCGGGTCGATGTGGCGGGCCTCGCGCGGCGCCGGGCCGCCGCGGGACGCGGTACGCCGCCGCTCGTTCGCCGACCTGGCGGTGCGGCACGTCGTCCGCTGCATGGCCGGCTGCCTGCTCGCCGGGGCGCTGGCGACCGCCGCCGGGATCGGTCATCCCTACTGGGCGATGGTCTCGGCGATCGTGCCGCTGGCCGCCCGCGAGCTCGGCGCCCAGGTCCTCCGGGGGGTGCAGCGGATCGCCGGCACCGCCCTGGGGCTGGCGATGGCCGCAGCCCTCTTCGCGCTCGACCTCGACGGGCTCGCGCTGATCGTGGTGATCGTGCTCCTGCAGGCCGCGGCCGAGCTGTGGGTGGGCCGCAACTACGCGATCGCCCTGATCGCGGTCACCCCGCTGGCCCTGCTGATGATCCAGCTGGTCGCCCCGGCGCCCGCCGGCGAGCTGCTGGTGGACCGGGGCGTGGAGACACTGATCGGCGCGGCGGTCGGGATCCTGCTGGCCTGGCTCACCCGTGGTCCCCGCCGGCACGTGCTCGCCGAGCCGGCCTGA
- a CDS encoding thioesterase family protein codes for MAHEFDAAIAHTPGPDGRYDVRLDEGWHIGGGVNGGILLSTLAHAIGTQLPAKPDPLVVSAHYLGASVPGEATVSTRVIREGGTVATAEATLHQDGREKIAVLATYGDLGRLDGEVRTPVEPVAMPDPDQCIPADMAPGRTPPLMDRFDLRFDPATIGWALGEPSGEGEIRAWMRLKDGREPDPLVLLTIVDALPPVVFDLGYRGWAPTLELTAHVRARPAPGWLRVRAWTTNVAGGLFEEDCEVWDSTGRLVAQSRQLAMTPRG; via the coding sequence ATGGCCCACGAGTTCGACGCAGCGATCGCCCACACCCCCGGCCCCGACGGGCGGTACGACGTCCGGCTCGACGAGGGCTGGCACATCGGCGGCGGCGTCAACGGCGGGATCCTGCTCTCCACGCTCGCCCACGCGATCGGCACGCAGCTGCCCGCCAAGCCCGACCCCCTGGTGGTCAGCGCCCACTACCTCGGGGCGTCGGTCCCCGGGGAGGCGACGGTCTCGACCCGGGTGATCCGCGAGGGCGGCACCGTCGCCACCGCCGAGGCGACCCTGCACCAGGACGGGCGGGAGAAGATCGCGGTGCTGGCGACGTACGGCGACCTCGGCCGGCTCGACGGGGAGGTCCGGACCCCGGTCGAGCCGGTCGCCATGCCCGACCCGGACCAGTGCATCCCCGCCGACATGGCGCCGGGCCGCACCCCGCCGCTGATGGACCGCTTCGACCTGCGCTTCGACCCGGCCACCATCGGCTGGGCGCTGGGGGAGCCGAGCGGCGAGGGGGAGATCCGGGCGTGGATGCGGCTCAAGGACGGTCGCGAGCCGGACCCGCTGGTGCTGCTGACGATCGTGGACGCGCTGCCGCCGGTCGTCTTCGACCTCGGCTACCGGGGCTGGGCGCCCACCCTGGAGCTGACCGCGCACGTGCGGGCCCGTCCCGCCCCCGGGTGGCTGCGGGTGCGCGCGTGGACCACGAACGTGGCCGGCGGGCTCTTCGAGGAGGACTGCGAGGTGTGGGACTCCACCGGGCGTCTGGTGGCGCAGTCGCGCCAGCTGGCGATGACCCCCCGCGGCTGA
- a CDS encoding collagen-like triple helix repeat-containing protein, producing the protein MARPAAPGAPGEPGERGEPGTPGAPQEWQAGGLTLRRTEENLAEIDELAQVLGGRAGLGELLGDLRFQARRSLPGRLLGRAVDRAIAFDSYDQRDRVWWPQGVTTSADASDSELVAGRRVLVTSWYAKPVDGVHRGSRLTFLDLETLRYRHVLLVDVRRGSEGALELSGVRIHAGGVVWAGPYLHVAATGRGFLTFHLDDLMRVPGDNERPDEIGIEDRGVASFGHHHVLPVRSAYRAEAEEGHERLRYSFLSLDRSSAPPALVVGEYGRGRQTTRLARVELDPATWLPALGAQDAALPLLHRAAGPRGMQGVVVARGRHHVSVSRGPWTPGSLHTGTPGALREHRWALPMGPEDLAYWPSTDRLWTVTEHPHRRWLVSVPRARLDPA; encoded by the coding sequence ATGGCGAGACCAGCAGCACCAGGAGCGCCGGGGGAACCAGGAGAACGAGGGGAACCGGGGACACCGGGGGCGCCGCAGGAGTGGCAGGCCGGCGGCCTCACCCTGCGCCGGACCGAGGAGAACCTCGCCGAGATCGACGAGCTCGCGCAGGTGCTGGGCGGCCGCGCCGGCCTCGGGGAGCTGCTCGGAGACCTCAGGTTCCAGGCCCGCCGCTCGCTGCCTGGCCGGCTGCTCGGCCGGGCGGTCGACCGGGCGATCGCCTTCGACTCCTACGACCAGCGCGACCGGGTCTGGTGGCCGCAGGGGGTGACGACCTCCGCGGACGCCTCCGACTCCGAGCTGGTCGCGGGTCGCCGGGTGCTGGTCACCTCCTGGTACGCCAAGCCCGTGGACGGCGTCCACCGCGGGTCGCGGCTGACCTTCCTGGACCTGGAGACGCTGCGCTACCGGCACGTCCTGCTGGTCGACGTACGTCGTGGCTCCGAGGGGGCGCTGGAGCTCTCCGGGGTGCGGATCCACGCGGGCGGAGTGGTCTGGGCCGGCCCCTACCTGCACGTCGCCGCCACCGGGCGCGGGTTCCTCACCTTCCACCTCGACGACCTCATGCGCGTGCCGGGCGACAACGAGCGGCCCGACGAGATCGGGATCGAGGACCGCGGCGTCGCCTCCTTCGGCCACCACCACGTGCTGCCGGTCCGGTCGGCCTACCGGGCCGAGGCCGAGGAGGGGCACGAGCGGCTGCGCTACTCGTTCCTCTCCCTGGACCGCTCCTCCGCCCCGCCGGCGCTGGTCGTCGGGGAGTACGGCCGTGGACGGCAGACCACCCGGCTGGCCCGGGTGGAGCTCGACCCGGCGACGTGGCTCCCGGCGCTCGGGGCGCAGGACGCCGCCCTCCCCCTGCTGCACCGCGCCGCCGGGCCGCGGGGGATGCAGGGGGTGGTGGTGGCCCGCGGCCGGCACCACGTGAGCGTCTCCAGGGGCCCGTGGACTCCCGGCTCGCTCCACACCGGCACGCCGGGGGCGCTGCGCGAGCACCGCTGGGCGCTGCCGATGGGTCCCGAGGACCTCGCCTACTGGCCCTCGACGGACCGGCTGTGGACGGTCACCGAGCACCCCCACCGGCGCTGGCTGGTCTCCGTGCCGCGCGCCCGGCTCGACCCGGCCTGA